The sequence cagggtaagtatattaattttaaaaaaatacggcATACCTTTATTTGAAGTCTGCTGGCGACGACACAAACGatccaaaattggaaaaaaagctCTAATGAGTACAAGGTATGATAAATGCTTGACCTGGATTTGTGTACGTTTAATCCTACAGAGATTTGGAAAACTGAATTAATCATCCGCAGGAAGATGCAACAAATGTCGATCAGAAGAATTGGTCCGAAGCAACGGTTAATCGAGTCAACGTACACGCAAGCCAATGCGTGAGTATGTTTCCATTTAAGAATAGATGAAGCATCAGGAGGATTCAAATGCCGACTTGCttcatcaatttcatttttcagttGACTAAACACATCTGAAGCACTAAGGGCGCAAACAATAAACAAACTTGATCCACAAATTCTGTAGATTTCCGCCAAAATTAATGCAAAGAGTTTTCCATGTAGGACAAAGGTAAGATGAGGGCTTAAAGCAGTGTAAACTATTCCTGATGCCAAAAGGTATAGTTCCTGTTGATAAAAGTgtgaaaaattgattattgCACTTTTCAAAACATTCTAATTCTATTACTATCACTACGACGGCAACTACAGCTGATGATGAAACTATCCTTAAATTTTCATAGAATTTAAAATCGAATCTTCTTCCGACGCGCTGAACAGCCTGCCACATTTCCTTCCAATTAGAGCGAGCCATGAAATAAACAGTTAGTTGGATTCCAACGGAATGAAACGCATTGTTGTAGGTGTCAACCATAACGTTCGTGATAACGACTAATGATATGTTCGAAGGAGGATCCGAGTCCACCACCCTCATGAAAAACTTTGTGGTGTCGACACAATCGAATACGTGCCAAAATGCAGTGTACACAAGAcatagaaaagaataaaaattaaaccaaATGTTGTTAGGAGAAACTAAAGGATCTCTCAAATCAAAACCGATGAAGCGCATAGCTATTAGTATGGGCTTCCAACCCCACTCAAGATTTTCTTCGTTCATTCCGTCTTCCTACGAAGAGATAGAAGTCGGACTCGGATCAACGCAGGCCGAACTTTGTTAAATTCTAGAGAAAATTGCTGCTCTCATAACAAGGATCACTATGGCAACACTGTggcaaaacaaattattacccTAAGTTGTAACCTCTGCTGCATAAGTAACTCCGATCTATAATTGAAGAGTACACCAATTAACCATATTAATTCTATTGATTACTTACTTGCATATCACGATTGATAAGACACTGGCTGCTATTCTAAGTGGGATAACCTTGTTCTTGTTTTACCTGGAAGCTGGTTAAACAAATCAATTAAACTAATAAAATTGTGTATCCCAAATTTTATACCATGTAATTTATTTGTTCCGGAAAATTACTGTGACAAAattcgccttttcaatttCCTGGATGCCTTGCAATATCCTAAAAAGGTTAGTAATGGGTCTGGGGTGCCGCATATAGACATACCGAAATGAACTAATGAAacggttttatttgttttcttaaagTGGATATAAGGTAAAGTAATTCAGCATGGACATTCAAGATGTGGCGAGAAATTTTCtgctgaaagaaaaatgaacaaatacATGAAGTTGGGGAGAGAGGGAAATATCCGTTTCACCACAGTCGGCTGGGAAAACGATCTAACATAAAGGAAACAAATTCGGCCGAGGATCACTAGACCAACATTTATGATTTAGTTTGACGTGACGGGGAAAAAAGTCCTGATATTAATAGATCATAAGCtgttcattttatttattaatgttTTCCAATTGAATTGTGGCTAAAGTACGAGTCCCAAGACCCAACTCACTCCGTCTCCATCTTCTCACCAGTAGGTGGAGCGGCGTTGGCAGCATCCTCTGGCTTGCCCGACTGTGCAGCTTCAGCCGGTGGGGCAGGAGGCTGTGGTTTGGGTTTGTTCAAAACTGGATTCATGCTGCTTTCAAAAGCCTGCACGGAAATTTATATTGCATGTTAATTATCGTGACATGAGAATTATTCGGGATGAGGTAGGGAGAGTGGGATAATTTACCTGCTGTTCGCTATGGAAGGCAGCGGCTTTAATAGGCAAGTCCTTAGTCTTAAGAGTTGCCTTCACACGGCTGATGTTGGCATCCAACCAAGAAACTTTTTCAGCAATTGCTAGTTCCAACTTCTTGGCTTCTTCGGGCGTCCAGTGATCGTAGGCTGCATCACCGCTATTGTAAGCAGTGTACGCTTTCTTGAAACGATTCAAAGAAGCAGCAAACATTTCGGCGGCACGAGGAGTGCTTTCATGATCACGCTTACGGGCCTGTGCAGGAGCAGCTAAATTCTAAacgtaataaaaattaaaacaaatattaaaacTTTGCCGAGATAACATTGCAGCAAAATGTCATTTGAACCAACCTGAAGCTGCTGCAATTTTTCGACGTATTCGTTTTTCTTGCAGTCTTCGCCTTCATCATAAAGCCAACTTTCAGTGGTATCGGCCATTTGAACAAGTTCATCTCGAACATTTGGCTCAATATAACATTCCAAGTCGTCAGAATCGTTGACGCGGCCGCGAATGTTTAGAACAAACTCTTCCAGTGCGTTCTTCGAGTCAATGCGGTCTCTCTCCTGGTTATCAACTGATCGGAAACCAGCCTACAATAGAATgacagatatttaaaaaaatccttgaAATCCTTCGTTaaataacgaaaagaaaaaaaacacttacTTCACGTTCTGTCAACTCTTGTATCTTTTGTTGAGTGAAACTGCTTGTTTTACTTTCAAACTGAAGATCGATAGCTTTGACAATTTGTTTAGTTTGAGGAGGCTGAGCTGCGGCTGCTTTTTCACCCTCTTGTGTTTCCCCTTCATTGGTGTCCATTTTAGTTACATCCGCTGCTGGTTCTTGGTTTTCTGGAGACGTTTCTGTTTCCATACTTTCCGTTTCAGTGTTGGCAGCCTCTGCAGTGACTTCACTATTGGTTTGAGAAGTTCCCtgtaaaatgaagaaaattagtTGTTTTCAATATCCCAAAAATTCAACCTAGTAAAATTATACCTGTTTCTCCATCATGGTGGCTGACACCACCTGAAGGATTCCGTGAAGGTTCAATCGAACCTTAACTTTAACTTTTTGCGCTTCACCCTGAGCGCCAGGCTTTACACCTTGAATGTGAAATTGAGATATAGTATCGGATTTCTGAATGTGACCGACATCCGGATCGACATAACGAGCAGTCAACACAAAAGGACTCTTTCGGAAGAATGTTAGAATCTTGGAGAAAGGAACGCTGTGAAACTTGGGGAATACTTCCATCtctctaaaaataaatgaaatataaaagatCAGCTACTTCAATTACCAATCgacaaattaaaagataaacttACCCGTGCTCAACGTCTTCACCGCTCCAATTCAAGTTGATTGCATAGGGCTGAAGATCGGTAAGAGAGAATTCACGGACCTTGAAACTAGGAGACAGCATGGCAGCCATAATAGCAGCGCCACGGGCAACGCATTCGTCCTGATTCAGAGTTGTGGAGGGTGGTTTGCCAAAGACCTGCTCGATTAGTGATTTGACAGCTGGGATACGAGTCGAGCCACCAATAAGTTCAATCTCAGAAATATCTTCCTGTTTCAGTCCCGATTCGGTAAGACATCGTCGCAATGTTTTTTCAACTCGTTCGAAGAGAGGGGCGCAAAGCTCTTCCATGTCGGATCTAAAAATATTCACATGAAACGACTTGATGACACATCAAAGAAGTATTTTAGCTTATATTTACCTTTTCATCTTTGCAGAGAAATCTCTTTCATCGATCAGGCATTCGACGTTAATAGGAAGGGCAGAGACGTTCGCAGACATTTGACGTTTCAATTTATCAACCTAAAAATATTGAACGTTATATTACTTATCTGACAAGCGCGAatgattgttatttattttcaaacctcaGCTAAGAGACGAATCCAGGAACGCTTGTTTTTGGTCACATCGCTTCCTGGCTTGTTAAATCCTTGTGCCAATTGATGAGCGATGGTAATATCGATGGAGCGACCTCCCAAGGCAGGATCGAAGGTGCAGGCCAACATCTAGAGATAATTGAATAAATGTTATTGCACAATGGATGAAGTTAGGATGaagtaataacaataaaaatgtataccTTCACTTTGCCTTTGTGGAATGCTGAAATAGCAACCTGCAAAGCCGAAGATCCAAAATCAACGAAAGCGACATGACGGGGTGGCTGTTCGGCATTTGGCAGGTCAGTGGAAGTGCGATAAAGACCGTATGCTACTGCAGCAGCGCTGGGCTCATTCAACAAACGCAAAACCTTTACATAAAAAACGATtagaatgttttaaaaaatttggcactttaaaaaaaatttacctgaaGATCGGCGATGGCAGCAGCATCTAAAAGAGCTCTTCTCTGCGCGTCAGTGAAAAAATATGGGACAGCAAGGACACACTCAAACACTTTACACTCCAAAGCAGATTCAGCAATATCTTTCACTTTTGTAAGAAGCATAGCAACAATTTGCCTCACACCCAATGTGACTTCTTCTCCCAAATACCATACATTATATCCAACTTCTCCATCAGGTGTGGAAACCAGAGTTTGAGGCAAATGTTTCTGCTCCTCTGCTACCAAAGGATCATCAAATCGGAGCCCAAGCAAACGCTTGAAAGCAAACACTGTGTTGCTGATGTTAGTAATGATCTGATTTTTGGCAGATGTTCCCATCATCCGGTTCTTTGAGGTAAGCGCAACAAAGCTCCTAAACAAAACACAGAATCAATAACTGTTTTGGTCAATTTGATCTAAATGCTAATTTGATCTAACTTACGGTGTGTCACGCTGACTGTAATCATTGATAATAACTTCAATGCCTCCAGCTCTGGCAACACCAATGAAGCAAGATTCATTGCCAAAATCAATTCCAATTACTGGTGTAGTGGCCATCTTCCtattacaacaacaaacattGTCAGAAATTGAAACCTTAAATGTTTTGACTGAAAGAAGACAGCACAAATtagagaaacttttttttaattttttaaaggaaatgaCTCAACCAGCTGGCAACTCTTTAAAGAGAAGGGAGAAAATGTCTAAAATTGGAATATGAGGAGAGAAATTGTATGAGTAAACAGCTTATATTTCTACCTATGCCCTATTCCAACGGCCAAAAATGGTCAAGCGAATGACGTTATGGATATTTAGGGGGAGGGAAATTTTCAGAGCCGGCTCGTTGCTAAGAAACCACGTGCGAAATGACGGCGATAATTTACAGAGATTCGCCAGTGTTAAGGATGGTCGTACAGAAGTAAGACAGAATACAATGTCAAGCataaaggaataaaaatagtttACTTTATGTGAAGAAACAACACCAAATGATCAGGTATCAGGCACgagggttctcggcagctttaACGTGAGCAGAGAAGTACAACGGTTGGACGTTGGGAATCCGTGACAAACACTACACGAACACAAGACACCGACTGGAAAACGCTCGAAACAGTCGTTTTCGGAAACCGTAGACGGCAACAACGTTTATGCTGGCGCTAGTGTACACTCAAGAACTAGCCAGACTGTTCTAGAACTAATGTTTCGTAACGTAAAAAACGCGGTTTTCatcaacaaaaattgaattaagttcttggctatttttttttgcgagaAAAAtctagatattttttttacgtttaatTATTAATCGGGAGTTTGATTTGATATCGAAATAATATTTTCGAGAATTTTTTGTTAAGTTCTTTTGTTTCGTGATAACGACatgggattttttaaatcaatatctGCGTTCGATTCACTTCCGTCTgtccaaataataaaattacaaacgcATGAAAATGAATGAAGACATTTAATTGAACTATTTTCGAAGTCGAAGAGTCGATTTGGCAACAGTTTAAATGACTTTCATTAAGTAGAATAATGTAATAATCTGAAATCAATCGTTTTTATGtcatatttaatttaaaatgtgaACATATGTGTAATATCTTGCAaacctggaaaaaaaattacatggtGGGCCAATACATGAAATGGTAACCATTCATTtcgcaaaaataattaatgggCGAGAAAgatttttgtcgatttttaaattatttcgaaaactCATTTGTTTAGTCAATAGTCACATCAGGGCTTCcttcaaatgattttaaacttcCTTTTTATGTTGGTAGCGGAACTTTTTGACGTAACCTTTGaccatttctttgattttgatgGGATTTATTTCGCCACTCTTCGTATGACAAATCTAATGGCAAACAGAAAGATTGACCACATTAGTTCGATATTAGGTTGAGCGCAGAAGAACGGATGTTACCTTGGGAACACATTTCCTAAGAATTTCCTTGTAGTCGCCCTTGGAAATACGTTTGCTGGTGTAGTATGGTTTGAGTGCCAAACGAACCTCTTCCACCACTCTCTCTTGACGGTTTAATTTCTTGAGAAACTGCAAAGCAAGAATTTGTTAAAACATTCAATTGGTAAGCAATAATAAATTAGTAATACCTTTTCTTTGACTTGGAGTTCAACCGCCGAACTAGGACATTCTTCATTGCCATCTGGGCCTATAGTCGTCGTAATGGATACCGACGGATCCGTTCCAGCAGGTAGCGCCGATTTGACGGGCGTTGGTTTAGCTGCTGATTTCGAGTGCGAAATCTTGGGGGTTGGTTTCGACGCCGATCGTTGATTGCTGGTGCGTACACGTTGATGGCTGGCTGATTGAAAAATGGAGTCGAAACTTGAGCTACTGGATGCATTTGCCGAAGACGTC comes from Daphnia pulicaria isolate SC F1-1A chromosome 11, SC_F0-13Bv2, whole genome shotgun sequence and encodes:
- the LOC124315152 gene encoding heat shock 70 kDa protein 4L-like, with amino-acid sequence MATTPVIGIDFGNESCFIGVARAGGIEVIINDYSQRDTPSFVALTSKNRMMGTSAKNQIITNISNTVFAFKRLLGLRFDDPLVAEEQKHLPQTLVSTPDGEVGYNVWYLGEEVTLGVRQIVAMLLTKVKDIAESALECKVFECVLAVPYFFTDAQRRALLDAAAIADLQVLRLLNEPSAAAVAYGLYRTSTDLPNAEQPPRHVAFVDFGSSALQVAISAFHKGKVKMLACTFDPALGGRSIDITIAHQLAQGFNKPGSDVTKNKRSWIRLLAEVDKLKRQMSANVSALPINVECLIDERDFSAKMKRSDMEELCAPLFERVEKTLRRCLTESGLKQEDISEIELIGGSTRIPAVKSLIEQVFGKPPSTTLNQDECVARGAAIMAAMLSPSFKVREFSLTDLQPYAINLNWSGEDVEHGEMEVFPKFHSVPFSKILTFFRKSPFVLTARYVDPDVGHIQKSDTISQFHIQGVKPGAQGEAQKVKVKVRLNLHGILQVVSATMMEKQGTSQTNSEVTAEAANTETESMETETSPENQEPAADVTKMDTNEGETQEGEKAAAAQPPQTKQIVKAIDLQFESKTSSFTQQKIQELTEREAGFRSVDNQERDRIDSKNALEEFVLNIRGRVNDSDDLECYIEPNVRDELVQMADTTESWLYDEGEDCKKNEYVEKLQQLQNLAAPAQARKRDHESTPRAAEMFAASLNRFKKAYTAYNSGDAAYDHWTPEEAKKLELAIAEKVSWLDANISRVKATLKTKDLPIKAAAFHSEQQAFESSMNPVLNKPKPQPPAPPAEAAQSGKPEDAANAAPPTGEKMETE